The following proteins come from a genomic window of Blattabacterium cuenoti:
- a CDS encoding acyl carrier protein → MSDIASKVNALIVEKLNVEESEITPIASFTNDLGADSLDIVELIMEFEKEFNISISDEKAEKITTVGEAVQAIENLLREKKMQKKKN, encoded by the coding sequence ATGTCTGATATCGCATCTAAAGTAAATGCTCTTATTGTAGAAAAATTAAACGTAGAAGAAAGTGAAATAACTCCTATTGCAAGTTTTACCAATGATTTAGGAGCAGATTCCTTAGATATAGTAGAACTCATTATGGAGTTTGAAAAAGAGTTTAATATTAGTATTTCAGATGAAAAAGCTGAAAAAATTACAACAGTAGGGGAAGCCGTACAGGCTATAGAAAATCTTTTGAGAGAAAAAAAAATGCAGAAAAAAAAAAACTGA
- the pdxA gene encoding 4-hydroxythreonine-4-phosphate dehydrogenase PdxA, translating into MNYRKKKIKVGFTTGDINGIGIEIFLKVCCKKKILDFFTPILFGSPKLCFYYKKILNIEINNIREIKNFKEVMDYKINVFNIWKEDIKFESIKINHPESGKYPISSLKKAVKSLKEGKIDVLVTAPVNKKSMNFKNFSFFGHTEYLQNVLEGESLMFMIHDILKIALVTNHLPLKKVSSELNIKKIIKSLKILHQSLIIDFSIERPKIAVLGCNPHSSDHGLIGNEDNTKIQPAIDRLFQKQGWLIFGPYPSDSFFGNQNYRNFDAVLAMYHDQGLIPFKTLTFNQGVNFTAGLSHIRTSPDHGVAYDIAKKGIANENSFEEAIFNAIKIFKNRKEYMKFSLSRLL; encoded by the coding sequence ATGAATTATAGAAAAAAAAAAATTAAAGTGGGATTTACCACGGGCGATATTAATGGAATAGGAATCGAGATTTTTTTGAAAGTATGTTGCAAAAAAAAAATTTTAGATTTTTTCACTCCAATATTATTTGGATCACCAAAATTATGTTTTTATTATAAAAAAATTTTAAACATAGAAATCAATAACATACGAGAAATTAAAAATTTTAAAGAGGTTATGGATTATAAAATCAATGTATTCAACATATGGAAAGAAGACATTAAATTCGAATCTATAAAAATCAATCATCCTGAATCTGGAAAATATCCCATTTCATCTTTAAAAAAAGCTGTAAAATCTTTAAAAGAAGGAAAAATAGATGTACTTGTAACAGCTCCAGTTAATAAAAAATCTATGAATTTCAAAAATTTTTCATTTTTCGGTCATACTGAATATCTACAAAATGTTCTAGAAGGAGAATCCTTAATGTTTATGATTCACGACATTTTAAAAATAGCCTTAGTAACCAATCATTTGCCTTTAAAAAAGGTAAGTTCAGAATTGAATATAAAAAAAATAATAAAATCACTTAAAATTTTACATCAATCTCTTATCATTGATTTTTCTATAGAAAGACCCAAAATTGCGGTTTTGGGATGTAATCCTCATTCAAGTGATCATGGATTAATAGGGAATGAAGATAATACAAAAATTCAACCAGCTATTGATCGCTTATTTCAAAAACAAGGATGGTTAATTTTTGGACCTTATCCTTCAGATAGTTTTTTTGGAAATCAAAACTATAGAAATTTTGATGCGGTTTTGGCTATGTATCACGATCAAGGATTAATTCCTTTTAAAACCCTAACTTTTAATCAAGGAGTCAATTTTACAGCTGGACTTTCTCATATACGAACATCTCCTGATCATGGAGTCGCCTATGATATAGCTAAAAAAGGAATTGCCAATGAAAATTCCTTTGAAGAAGCAATTTTTAATGCTATAAAAATATTCAAAAATAGAAAAGAATATATGAAATTTAGTTTATCAAGATTATTATAA
- a CDS encoding riboflavin synthase: protein MFTGIVECTAKVHQLNREKNNLRITFNNPFLNNKIQINQSICHNGICLSIININKKTYSVIASEETLLCTNLNFLKIQDEVNLERGMMLHKRVNGHIVQGHVDTIAMIIKIENRNGSWLFFFKSKTKLNHRIVKKGSIAINGVSLTIITCNQYIFNVSIIPYTYHTTNFHMMKIGDIVNVEFDIIGKYIQQSIQRYWKNNRNTF, encoded by the coding sequence ATGTTTACTGGAATCGTAGAATGTACTGCAAAAGTACATCAATTAAATCGTGAAAAAAACAATCTTCGTATAACTTTCAATAATCCATTTTTAAATAACAAAATTCAAATCAATCAAAGTATTTGTCATAATGGAATATGTTTAAGTATTATAAATATTAATAAAAAAACTTATTCAGTCATAGCTTCTGAAGAAACTTTATTATGTACTAATTTAAATTTTTTAAAAATTCAAGATGAAGTCAATTTAGAAAGAGGGATGATGTTGCATAAAAGGGTAAATGGACATATAGTTCAAGGACATGTAGATACAATTGCTATGATTATTAAAATAGAAAATAGAAATGGAAGCTGGCTATTTTTTTTTAAATCTAAAACAAAATTGAATCATAGAATTGTAAAAAAAGGTTCTATTGCTATTAATGGAGTAAGTCTTACTATCATAACATGCAATCAATATATTTTTAATGTATCTATTATTCCTTACACTTATCATACCACCAATTTTCATATGATGAAAATTGGTGATATTGTAAATGTAGAATTTGATATTATAGGAAAATATATTCAACAATCTATTCAACGATATTGGAAAAATAATAGAAATACATTCTAA
- a CDS encoding alpha/beta fold hydrolase — MFHIIDSKKNKFPHIKKGKGHPLILLHGLMGGLSNFKAILDFFPKKGYQVIIPSLPFYNMPLFFTNIFHISQHVIQFLIEIGVKKATLIGNSIGGHIALIIAKKKIDLVHSLVLTGSSGLFEKAFGDAFPKRENYEYIRKKSQEVFYNPNIATKELVDEVFHIVNDKKKGIKTLYIAKSAMKYNMSKDLSLIHQPICLIWGKQDHVTPPEVAKEFHRLLPHSELHWIDKCGHVPMMEHPKIFIEILGKWLSKFDFNHENFLCKI, encoded by the coding sequence ATGTTTCATATTATTGATAGTAAAAAAAACAAATTTCCTCATATAAAAAAAGGAAAAGGTCATCCTTTGATTTTGCTTCATGGATTAATGGGAGGATTAAGTAATTTCAAAGCTATTTTGGATTTTTTTCCAAAAAAAGGTTATCAAGTTATCATTCCTTCATTACCTTTTTATAATATGCCATTATTTTTTACTAATATTTTTCACATTTCTCAGCATGTAATCCAATTTTTAATAGAAATAGGGGTTAAAAAAGCTACTTTAATAGGAAATTCTATTGGAGGACATATTGCTTTAATCATAGCAAAAAAAAAAATAGATTTAGTTCATTCTTTGGTTTTAACAGGAAGTTCTGGTTTATTCGAAAAAGCTTTTGGAGATGCTTTTCCTAAAAGAGAAAATTATGAATATATCAGAAAAAAATCACAAGAAGTATTTTATAATCCTAATATAGCGACCAAAGAATTAGTAGATGAAGTTTTCCATATTGTAAATGATAAAAAAAAAGGAATTAAAACTTTATATATTGCAAAAAGTGCGATGAAATATAATATGTCCAAAGATTTATCTTTGATTCATCAACCTATTTGTTTAATTTGGGGAAAACAAGATCATGTTACCCCCCCAGAAGTAGCAAAAGAATTTCATAGATTATTACCTCATTCAGAATTACATTGGATAGATAAATGTGGACATGTTCCTATGATGGAACATCCAAAAATATTTATAGAAATATTAGGAAAGTGGCTTTCTAAATTTGATTTTAATCATGAAAATTTTTTATGTAAGATTTAA
- a CDS encoding pseudouridine synthase, translated as MHHKIRLNHYLSNAGISSRRKADKLIQSGAIEVNGKPVFKLGTVIHTDDIVKFHGSKIKSQNKIFILLNKPKGFITTTKDQFNRKTVMNLIPSLYKYRIFPVGRLDSSTTGVLLLTNDGYIAEKLTHPKYHIKKIYHVSLNKKIKNEDLDQIRKEKIYLKEGKVKVCFVKNKKNAKNQIEIGLYIGWNRVIKRIFKKLTYKVIRLDRINFGGLSKKNLKIGNWCFLNKEEIENIITKS; from the coding sequence ATGCATCATAAAATTAGATTAAATCATTACTTGTCCAATGCCGGAATTTCTTCTAGGAGAAAAGCGGATAAACTTATTCAATCTGGAGCAATCGAAGTTAATGGAAAACCGGTTTTTAAATTAGGAACTGTAATTCATACAGATGATATTGTTAAATTTCATGGATCAAAAATTAAATCTCAAAATAAAATTTTTATACTACTCAATAAACCTAAAGGGTTTATTACTACTACAAAAGATCAATTTAACAGAAAAACAGTCATGAATTTAATACCCTCTCTATATAAATATAGAATTTTTCCTGTAGGAAGATTAGATTCTTCTACTACAGGAGTTTTACTTCTAACAAATGACGGGTATATAGCTGAAAAACTGACTCATCCTAAATATCATATAAAGAAAATATATCATGTATCATTAAATAAAAAAATTAAAAATGAAGATTTAGATCAAATAAGAAAAGAAAAAATTTATCTAAAAGAAGGAAAAGTAAAAGTTTGTTTTGTAAAAAACAAAAAAAACGCTAAAAATCAAATAGAAATCGGATTATATATAGGATGGAATCGAGTTATTAAACGAATTTTTAAAAAACTAACTTATAAAGTTATTCGATTAGATCGAATTAATTTTGGTGGACTTTCCAAAAAAAATCTTAAAATAGGAAACTGGTGTTTTTTAAATAAAGAAGAAATAGAAAATATTATTACTAAATCATAA
- the atpD gene encoding F0F1 ATP synthase subunit beta — MHKKKFMGIITQIIGPVIDVSFIEGSYLPKIYDALEVYSSNKKNKIVLEVQQHMGDRIVRCISMEVTDGLKRGQKVYALDQPICVPVGESINGRIFNVLGDCIDGLEDLNRSKVKPIHSESPAFVDLSTNTEILYTGIKVIDLIEPYPKGGKIGLFGGAGVGKTVLIQELINNVAKKHGGRSVFAGVGERSREGNDLLREMLESGIIKYGKSFMESMKKGDWDLSKVDKESLKESKAVFVFGQMNEPPGARARVALSGLTLAEYYRDQYVEGKKGQDVLFFIDNIFRFTQAGSEVSVLLGRIPSSVGYQPTLSSEMGAMQERITSTRTGSITSVQAVYVPADDLTDPAPAITFSHLDATTVLSRKIASLGIYPSVDPLDSTSRILSPDIINENHYNCAQRVKKILQRYNSLQDIIAILGIEELSEEDQLIVSRARRVQRFLSQPFHVAKQFTGIEGEFVKIEDTIKGFNMIIDGELDGIPESAFNLKGTIEQVIESGKEMLSI, encoded by the coding sequence ATGCATAAAAAAAAATTTATGGGAATAATTACTCAAATTATAGGACCAGTAATTGATGTTTCTTTTATAGAAGGGTCTTATCTTCCTAAAATTTATGATGCTTTAGAAGTCTACTCCTCTAATAAAAAAAATAAAATCGTATTGGAAGTTCAACAACATATGGGGGACCGTATTGTTCGTTGTATATCTATGGAAGTAACGGATGGATTGAAAAGAGGACAAAAAGTTTATGCATTAGATCAACCGATTTGTGTTCCTGTAGGGGAATCTATTAATGGTAGGATATTCAATGTTTTAGGAGATTGTATAGACGGATTAGAAGACTTAAATAGATCTAAAGTTAAACCGATTCACAGTGAATCTCCTGCATTTGTAGATTTATCTACTAATACAGAGATTTTGTATACAGGAATTAAAGTGATAGATTTAATAGAACCTTATCCTAAAGGAGGAAAAATTGGATTATTTGGTGGCGCAGGAGTTGGAAAAACTGTATTGATTCAGGAATTGATTAACAATGTAGCAAAAAAACATGGAGGACGATCTGTTTTTGCAGGAGTTGGAGAAAGGTCTAGAGAAGGAAACGATTTGTTAAGAGAAATGTTAGAATCTGGAATTATAAAATATGGAAAGTCTTTTATGGAATCAATGAAAAAAGGAGATTGGGATCTTTCTAAAGTAGACAAAGAATCTTTAAAAGAATCTAAAGCTGTTTTTGTTTTTGGTCAAATGAATGAACCTCCTGGAGCCAGAGCAAGAGTTGCTTTATCCGGATTAACATTGGCTGAATATTATAGAGATCAATATGTAGAAGGAAAAAAAGGACAAGATGTATTATTTTTTATAGATAATATATTTCGTTTTACTCAAGCTGGATCAGAAGTTTCAGTGTTGTTAGGAAGAATTCCCTCATCAGTAGGATATCAACCTACTTTATCATCTGAAATGGGGGCTATGCAGGAAAGAATAACTTCTACAAGAACAGGATCTATCACTTCAGTACAAGCTGTTTATGTTCCTGCAGATGATTTAACCGATCCTGCCCCTGCTATCACATTTTCGCACTTAGATGCAACTACCGTTCTTTCCAGAAAAATAGCATCTTTAGGAATTTATCCTTCAGTAGATCCTTTAGATTCCACTTCACGTATTTTATCTCCAGATATAATAAATGAAAATCATTATAATTGTGCACAAAGAGTAAAGAAAATATTGCAGAGATATAATTCTTTACAAGACATTATCGCTATTCTCGGAATAGAAGAATTAAGTGAGGAAGATCAATTAATAGTTTCTAGAGCTAGACGCGTTCAACGTTTCTTATCTCAACCGTTTCATGTAGCAAAACAATTTACGGGAATAGAAGGAGAGTTTGTAAAAATTGAAGATACGATAAAAGGATTTAATATGATAATAGATGGAGAGTTAGATGGTATTCCAGAGTCTGCTTTTAATTTAAAAGGAACCATAGAACAAGTTATAGAAAGTGGAAAAGAAATGTTGTCTATATAA
- a CDS encoding NAD kinase, which yields MKIAVYGQKLCKKNIPYLNQFMGYASSHSIEIHIEKSFFHVLSSFEEFKNLDYPVFSHYKELITQDFSLMFTFGGDGTILSAITLIRDSGIPIVGVNTGNLGFLATFNKDVFVKKIDQIFNRKLHIMPRSLLSLKTSITDHHKFFNFALNEIVILRKEMVSMITIDAYIDNEFLTSYWADGLIVSTPTGSTGYSLSCGGPIISPENQNFVLTPISPHNLFSRPLIISDHQKVYLKIHSRVKSYSLSMDTRLTSLNQENELYIQKAPFYIYLLQEGKNTYYKTLREKLLWGIDQRN from the coding sequence ATGAAAATAGCCGTATATGGACAAAAACTTTGCAAAAAAAATATACCATATTTGAATCAGTTCATGGGCTATGCATCTAGTCATTCCATAGAAATCCATATTGAAAAATCATTTTTTCATGTTTTGTCTTCTTTTGAAGAATTCAAAAATTTAGATTATCCTGTTTTTTCTCATTATAAAGAATTAATAACTCAAGATTTTAGTTTAATGTTTACTTTTGGAGGAGATGGAACCATTTTATCCGCTATTACATTAATTAGGGATTCTGGTATTCCTATAGTTGGAGTTAATACGGGTAATTTAGGTTTTTTAGCGACTTTTAATAAAGACGTTTTTGTCAAAAAAATAGATCAAATTTTTAATAGAAAACTTCATATAATGCCCAGAAGTTTATTATCGTTAAAAACTTCTATAACGGATCATCATAAATTTTTTAATTTTGCATTAAACGAAATTGTTATTCTTAGAAAAGAAATGGTATCTATGATCACTATAGATGCTTATATAGATAATGAATTTTTAACTTCTTATTGGGCAGATGGTTTGATTGTTTCTACTCCAACTGGGTCTACTGGATATTCTTTAAGTTGTGGAGGTCCTATTATTAGTCCTGAAAATCAAAATTTTGTTTTGACACCTATATCTCCACATAATTTGTTTTCACGTCCATTAATCATATCGGATCATCAAAAAGTGTATTTAAAAATACATAGTCGTGTAAAATCTTATTCTTTATCTATGGATACAAGACTAACTTCTTTGAATCAAGAAAATGAATTATACATTCAAAAAGCTCCTTTTTATATATATCTTCTTCAAGAAGGAAAAAATACATATTATAAAACATTGAGAGAAAAACTTTTATGGGGAATAGACCAACGAAATTGA
- the fabF gene encoding beta-ketoacyl-ACP synthase II encodes MEELIKKKVVVTGIGTVTPIGNTVDEYWNSLVIGKNGCAPITYFDTKKYKTKFACELKNYDASVFFNKKEIRKLDPCAQYGIVASEEAIKNSGINFSKEKRERIGVIWGSGIGGLLNLEESISDYVYGGKYPKFSPFFIPKMLIDITAGLISMNHGIHGPNYATVSSCASSSNAIVDAYHLICLGKADIIVTGGSEAAITQSGIGGFNALHALSTRNEDYQTASRPFDENRDGFVLGEGAGCLVLEEYKHAQERGANIYAEIGGVGLSGDAYHMTAPHPEGIGIIFAMKSAIQDAGIQCEEVDHINSHGTSTILGDIAEIKAIQEVFHENIHNININSTKSMTGHLLGAAGAIEAIASILPLTKGIIPPTINLFHIDKNIDPKINLTPNQAIKKEVKISICNTFGFGGHNVCILFKK; translated from the coding sequence ATGGAGGAATTAATTAAAAAAAAAGTAGTGGTAACTGGCATTGGTACGGTTACTCCTATAGGAAATACTGTGGATGAATATTGGAATTCTCTTGTTATCGGGAAAAATGGGTGTGCTCCCATTACTTATTTCGATACTAAAAAATATAAAACTAAATTTGCTTGTGAATTAAAAAATTATGATGCAAGTGTTTTTTTTAATAAAAAAGAAATACGGAAATTAGATCCTTGTGCACAATATGGGATAGTTGCTTCTGAAGAAGCGATCAAAAATAGTGGAATCAATTTTTCAAAAGAAAAAAGAGAAAGAATAGGAGTGATTTGGGGATCTGGAATTGGAGGTCTTTTAAATTTAGAAGAATCTATTTCTGATTATGTATATGGAGGAAAATATCCTAAATTTAGTCCATTTTTCATACCGAAAATGCTTATAGATATTACTGCTGGTTTAATTTCTATGAATCATGGTATTCATGGCCCCAATTATGCAACGGTATCTTCTTGTGCTTCATCTTCTAATGCGATTGTAGATGCTTATCATCTCATCTGTTTAGGAAAAGCAGATATCATCGTTACTGGAGGATCTGAGGCTGCAATTACACAAAGTGGAATAGGAGGTTTTAATGCATTACATGCATTATCTACCAGAAATGAAGATTATCAAACAGCATCACGTCCTTTTGATGAAAATAGAGATGGTTTTGTATTAGGAGAAGGAGCAGGATGTCTTGTTCTGGAAGAATATAAACACGCTCAAGAAAGAGGGGCCAATATATACGCAGAAATAGGAGGAGTAGGTCTGTCTGGAGATGCTTATCACATGACAGCTCCTCATCCAGAAGGAATAGGAATTATTTTTGCAATGAAATCAGCTATTCAAGATGCAGGTATTCAATGTGAAGAAGTTGATCATATTAATTCTCATGGAACATCTACTATATTAGGAGATATTGCAGAAATAAAAGCAATACAAGAAGTATTTCATGAAAATATACATAATATCAATATTAATTCTACAAAATCTATGACAGGACATTTATTAGGTGCTGCTGGAGCAATCGAAGCAATAGCTTCTATTCTTCCTTTAACAAAAGGAATCATTCCTCCAACTATCAATTTGTTCCATATAGATAAAAATATAGATCCAAAAATTAATTTAACTCCAAATCAAGCAATCAAAAAAGAGGTAAAAATTAGTATATGCAATACTTTTGGCTTTGGAGGACATAATGTTTGTATTTTATTTAAAAAATAA
- a CDS encoding phosphoenolpyruvate carboxykinase (ATP), which yields MISFYLENYGILNSSYNWQLTPDELQKIIIRKKMGVETESGVLAINTGSFTGRSPEDRFIVKDKITEQKVWWDEKFNQSFDSEKFNYLYKKITRYLSGKTLYIRDGYLCSDKRYQLNVRSISEYPWSDLFIYNLFLRFQKLKKILPDWLLFCAPGFQANPIKDGTRNKNFSILNFSKKIILIGGSGYTGEIKKSIFSVLNFILPMYKNVFPMHCAANVGKQKKDTALFFGLSGTGKTTISNDINRNLVGDDEHGWTYDNIIFNFEGGCYAKILGISIKNEPMIYHAIKKGAMLENVFFKTKTRKVDFLNDTITQNIRISYPIYFINNIEKKLLSSNIKNIFFLTYDAFGVFPPISKLNRAQSSYYFLLGYTSKVAGTELNIQKPKSTFSFCFGAPFMPLHPVQYTKMFMKKLENTKINVWMVNTGLISEGKSYSSRIKLNDTRKIVENVLNGFLSEVPYEKYPIFNFQIPKYCPGVSSSILNPKNSWKNEKIYQNQVRTLAQKFIQHFDKYRQYIDKNISYGGPILE from the coding sequence ATGATCTCTTTTTATCTAGAAAATTATGGAATTTTGAATTCCTCATATAATTGGCAATTGACGCCTGATGAATTACAAAAAATCATTATTCGAAAAAAAATGGGAGTTGAAACAGAATCAGGAGTTTTAGCTATAAATACAGGTTCTTTCACTGGAAGATCTCCCGAAGATAGATTTATTGTAAAAGATAAAATAACAGAACAAAAAGTTTGGTGGGATGAAAAATTTAATCAATCTTTTGATTCAGAAAAATTTAATTATTTATATAAAAAAATTACCCGATACTTATCGGGAAAAACTTTATATATCCGAGATGGATATCTTTGTTCCGATAAACGTTATCAATTAAATGTTCGCTCTATTAGTGAATATCCATGGTCTGATTTATTTATTTATAATTTATTTTTAAGATTTCAAAAATTGAAAAAAATTTTACCAGATTGGTTATTATTCTGTGCTCCAGGATTTCAGGCTAACCCCATAAAAGATGGAACACGAAACAAAAATTTTTCTATTTTAAATTTTTCTAAAAAAATAATTTTGATTGGAGGATCCGGATATACAGGAGAAATTAAAAAATCTATATTTTCTGTTCTAAATTTTATACTTCCTATGTATAAAAATGTTTTTCCTATGCATTGTGCCGCAAATGTAGGAAAACAAAAAAAAGATACAGCTCTTTTTTTTGGATTATCCGGAACAGGAAAAACTACTATTTCTAATGATATCAATAGAAATTTAGTTGGAGATGATGAACATGGATGGACTTATGATAACATTATATTCAATTTTGAAGGAGGATGTTATGCTAAAATTTTGGGGATTTCTATAAAAAATGAACCAATGATTTATCATGCTATAAAAAAAGGAGCCATGTTGGAAAATGTTTTTTTCAAAACCAAAACTAGAAAAGTAGATTTTTTAAATGATACCATTACTCAAAATATAAGAATAAGCTATCCCATTTATTTTATAAACAATATTGAAAAAAAACTATTATCTTCTAATATAAAAAATATTTTTTTTCTAACATATGATGCTTTTGGAGTATTTCCACCTATATCTAAACTGAATAGAGCTCAATCTTCTTATTATTTTTTATTAGGGTATACATCTAAAGTAGCTGGTACTGAATTAAATATTCAAAAACCAAAATCCACTTTTTCTTTTTGTTTTGGAGCACCATTTATGCCTTTACATCCCGTTCAGTATACAAAAATGTTTATGAAAAAATTAGAGAATACTAAAATAAATGTTTGGATGGTCAACACCGGATTGATATCGGAAGGAAAGTCATATTCATCTAGAATTAAATTAAATGATACACGTAAAATCGTAGAAAATGTTTTAAATGGTTTTTTATCAGAAGTTCCTTACGAAAAATATCCTATTTTTAATTTTCAAATTCCAAAATATTGTCCAGGAGTATCTTCTAGTATTTTGAACCCCAAAAATTCATGGAAAAATGAAAAAATATATCAAAATCAAGTCAGGACACTTGCCCAAAAATTTATTCAACATTTTGATAAATACAGACAATATATAGACAAAAATATTTCATATGGGGGACCTATTTTAGAATAA
- a CDS encoding ribonuclease III family protein gives MLSENRTFFEKNDFSILVGILIKILGFCPKNTKFLKEVFIYSFYTKKKNFNHNCSLNFQRLEFLGDAVLNSIISHFLCEQFPEKKEGELTQIRSKIVCRRNLNEISKKLTISDIFFDKSVISENIFGNTLEALIGFIYLEVGYQKCENFVHKKILHPHVNIEKLQNEIFSYKVWILEWSQKNKFFINFKTFREDQNQNKIIYLSEFTISGCGIQTKGIGSSKKKSEEMAAKEAYFIVQKQCKKIL, from the coding sequence ATGTTATCTGAAAATAGAACTTTTTTTGAAAAAAATGACTTTTCCATCTTAGTTGGTATTTTAATAAAAATATTAGGATTTTGTCCAAAAAATACAAAATTCTTAAAAGAAGTATTTATATATAGTTTTTATACGAAAAAAAAGAATTTCAATCACAATTGTTCTCTTAATTTTCAAAGATTAGAATTTTTAGGAGATGCTGTATTAAATTCTATAATATCACATTTTTTGTGTGAACAATTTCCTGAAAAAAAAGAAGGAGAGTTAACTCAAATACGATCCAAAATCGTATGTAGAAGAAATTTAAATGAAATTTCTAAAAAATTAACGATTTCAGATATTTTTTTCGATAAATCTGTGATATCTGAAAATATATTTGGAAATACACTTGAAGCTTTAATAGGTTTTATTTATTTGGAGGTAGGATATCAAAAATGTGAAAATTTTGTACATAAAAAAATATTACATCCTCATGTGAATATTGAAAAGTTGCAAAATGAAATTTTCAGTTATAAAGTATGGATTCTAGAATGGTCTCAAAAAAATAAATTTTTTATAAATTTTAAAACTTTTAGAGAAGATCAAAATCAAAATAAAATTATTTATTTATCTGAATTTACAATATCAGGATGTGGAATTCAAACTAAAGGAATAGGTTCTTCTAAAAAAAAATCAGAAGAAATGGCAGCTAAAGAAGCTTATTTTATTGTTCAAAAACAATGTAAAAAAATACTTTAA
- the aroQ gene encoding type II 3-dehydroquinate dehydratase, whose product MKKITIINGPNLNLLGTREPELYGNENFLDYLKKLRKKLSSNIEIIYYQSNSEGKIIDILHSVGFKSDGIVLNAGAYTHTSIGIADAIKSIYSPVIEVHISNIYSRESFRKKSFLSPVCNGTIFGFGLKSYELGIMSFFL is encoded by the coding sequence ATGAAAAAAATAACCATTATTAATGGTCCTAATTTAAATCTTTTAGGAACCAGGGAGCCTGAATTATACGGAAATGAAAATTTTTTAGATTATCTTAAAAAATTAAGAAAAAAACTATCTTCTAATATAGAAATAATTTATTATCAAAGTAATAGTGAAGGAAAAATTATAGATATCCTACATTCTGTAGGATTCAAATCGGATGGAATTGTTCTAAACGCAGGAGCTTATACTCACACTTCTATAGGAATTGCTGATGCCATCAAATCTATTTATTCTCCTGTTATAGAAGTTCATATATCTAACATTTATTCCAGAGAATCTTTTAGAAAAAAATCGTTTCTTTCTCCTGTTTGTAACGGAACAATTTTTGGTTTTGGATTAAAATCTTATGAATTAGGAATAATGAGTTTTTTTTTATAA
- a CDS encoding F0F1 ATP synthase subunit epsilon has product MKIRIISFHKILYQGIIISIIAPGIHGYFQILKNHAPFISILKNGFLKLESKDIKKKIKIEGGILQVKKNIIFVIL; this is encoded by the coding sequence ATGAAAATCAGAATTATTAGTTTTCATAAAATTTTGTATCAAGGAATTATAATTTCTATTATAGCTCCTGGAATCCATGGGTATTTTCAAATATTAAAAAATCATGCTCCATTTATATCTATATTAAAAAATGGTTTTTTAAAATTGGAGTCTAAAGATATAAAAAAAAAAATTAAAATAGAAGGAGGAATTTTACAAGTAAAAAAAAATATAATTTTTGTAATTTTATAA